The Planctomycetota bacterium genomic interval GTGCAGGCGCATCTTCGTGCCGCCGACGCCGAGCGCGCCGTAACAGACCACGCCCGAGCGTTCGACGCCCCGGTCGTGAACCTCGACGCCGCCGATGCCCAAGGGGGGGACGGCATTCAGGTCGATGATCACCTTGAGCGCGGACTTCCCCTGCCAGTCTTCGGTCGAGATCAGCTCGACGCCGGCCGCGCCGGCCGCGATCACGATTTGGGCGTCGTCGAGCAGCGCCTTCGTCTTGTCGGCGGTTTCGGTGCCAACGGCCGTCAGCTTGGCCCCTTCGACCATCGCCGAGACCGCCTTGCACACCGCCTGGGCCCGATCGGCGCGGCGCGAGGCCACGCGCACGTCGGCCTGCTCGCGAGCCAGCAGTCGCGCCACCCGTTGACCCACTGGGCCAGTCGCCCCCAGCACCACCGCCTTGGCCCCCGCCAGATCGAGCGTCCGCGCCGCGGCCCGCACCGCGGCCACGGCCGTGGTGTTGGCCCCGTTCGGGTCGAGCATCACCGACACGCGCAACGGCCCGAAGAAGGTGTCGAGCACCTGGGTCATCACCGCCTCGGCGGCGGCGACGTCGGTGCCGCCGATAAAGATCGCCGTTCGGCTCAGGTCGTCGGGGCCGCGCGTGAAGATGGCCCCATGCACGATCGACCGGACGTTGTAGGTGGTGACGTTGCTATAGCGGAGCAGCCGATCGACTTCGCCGGCGTCGATGGCGACGATGCTATCGAACGCGCTCGGCTGTTCGTCGGTGTCGAGCTGCAACAAAACCTTTTGCCGGTCCATGCGATGCGGTCTCGGAGGTGCTGGTGAATCGAGCGGCGCTAGCCTGCGCAAGCCGAGTCGGCAATCGACTTCGGCCAGCGCCAGCAGCGTTAAACAATCAGCCGTACCCCCCTAGCATAGTTGC includes:
- a CDS encoding NAD(P)H-binding protein, with the protein product MDRQKVLLQLDTDEQPSAFDSIVAIDAGEVDRLLRYSNVTTYNVRSIVHGAIFTRGPDDLSRTAIFIGGTDVAAAEAVMTQVLDTFFGPLRVSVMLDPNGANTTAVAAVRAAARTLDLAGAKAVVLGATGPVGQRVARLLAREQADVRVASRRADRAQAVCKAVSAMVEGAKLTAVGTETADKTKALLDDAQIVIAAGAAGVELISTEDWQGKSALKVIIDLNAVPPLGIGGVEVHDRGVERSGVVCYGALGVGGTKMRLHKLAIKLLFEQRDKVLDAEELYEIGRGL